The Kaustia mangrovi genome has a segment encoding these proteins:
- a CDS encoding S1 family peptidase has product MRAAIAAAAALLLSGCFQQPADPRVIDIRNGPTPAGLSSADTIGPLVNRASSSYVTLVVSDTSTDRLKGMDELPEAVTAGSGFVVDNRGHMITAGHVAVKSGWLVKARGPDGRLHEGKVVAVSHSPDLALIKLNGIHDVRAVTPVSDACLTPGTQVFSLGRPRSSGDVARVGEVASMSFGQSVHYKDFGYPDAMVLKLPTRKGESGGPVFTANGRLAGMLVSTLSDGTGRHLNLAHALPAPMIAQFMCSKLSCSSAWRALASPRQCKAG; this is encoded by the coding sequence ATGAGGGCCGCCATCGCCGCCGCCGCGGCGCTCCTCCTGTCCGGCTGTTTCCAGCAGCCCGCGGATCCGCGCGTCATCGACATCAGGAACGGGCCGACGCCGGCCGGCCTCAGCTCGGCCGACACGATCGGACCGCTGGTGAACCGGGCCTCCTCCTCCTATGTCACGCTGGTGGTCAGCGACACCTCCACCGACCGGCTGAAGGGCATGGACGAGCTCCCCGAGGCGGTGACCGCGGGCAGCGGCTTCGTGGTCGACAATCGGGGTCACATGATCACCGCCGGCCATGTGGCGGTGAAGTCCGGCTGGCTCGTCAAGGCGCGCGGGCCCGACGGGCGGCTCCACGAGGGCAAGGTGGTGGCGGTGTCCCATTCGCCGGACCTTGCGCTCATCAAGCTGAACGGCATTCACGACGTGCGCGCGGTGACGCCGGTTTCCGATGCCTGCCTCACGCCGGGCACGCAGGTCTTCTCGCTCGGCCGGCCGCGCAGCTCCGGCGACGTCGCCCGGGTCGGCGAGGTCGCCTCCATGAGCTTCGGCCAGTCGGTGCACTACAAGGATTTCGGCTATCCCGACGCCATGGTGCTGAAACTGCCGACCCGCAAGGGCGAATCGGGCGGGCCCGTCTTCACGGCGAATGGCCGGCTGGCCGGCATGCTCGTGAGCACGCTGTCGGACGGCACCGGGCGCCATCTGAACCTGGCGCATGCGCTGCCGGCCCCGATGATCGCCCAGTTCATGTGCTCCAAGCTCTCCTGCTCGTCGGCCTGGCGCGCGCTCGCCTCGCCGCGCCAGTGCAAGGCGGGCTGA
- a CDS encoding quinone oxidoreductase family protein: protein MKAIRIHETGGPEVMTLEDVELGAPGPGEVRVKHAAIGLNFIDTYHRTGLYKLPLPTGLGLEAAGTVDAVGEGVTTLKEGDRVAYGAGPIGAYAQGRIMPAGRLAKLPDAVSFETAAAMMLKGMTVRYLLRETYRVAAGETILFHAAAGGVGLIACQWAKALGATVIGTVGSQEKAELARANGCDHTIDYRKENVAERVREITGGEGVPVVYDGVGRATLEASLDSLRPRGLLVSFGNASGPVDSFDTGLLSAKGSLYLTRPTLMTYVASDEALRENASDLISMVASGKIEIAVNQRYALADVTAAHRDLEARKTTGSTILMP, encoded by the coding sequence ATGAAGGCGATCAGGATTCACGAGACCGGCGGCCCGGAGGTCATGACGCTCGAGGACGTCGAGCTCGGCGCGCCGGGGCCCGGCGAGGTGCGGGTGAAGCATGCCGCCATCGGCCTGAATTTCATCGATACCTATCACCGCACCGGCCTCTACAAGCTGCCGCTGCCGACGGGGCTGGGGTTGGAGGCCGCCGGCACCGTGGACGCGGTCGGCGAGGGCGTGACGACGCTGAAGGAGGGCGACCGCGTGGCCTATGGCGCGGGGCCGATCGGCGCCTATGCGCAAGGCCGCATCATGCCCGCCGGCCGGCTTGCGAAGCTGCCCGATGCCGTCTCATTCGAAACCGCGGCGGCCATGATGCTGAAGGGCATGACGGTGCGCTACCTGCTGCGCGAGACCTATCGCGTGGCGGCCGGCGAGACGATCCTGTTCCATGCCGCCGCCGGCGGTGTCGGGCTGATCGCCTGCCAGTGGGCGAAGGCGCTCGGCGCGACGGTGATCGGCACGGTGGGATCGCAGGAGAAGGCCGAGCTCGCGCGCGCCAATGGCTGCGACCACACCATCGACTACCGCAAGGAGAATGTCGCGGAACGGGTACGCGAGATCACCGGCGGGGAGGGCGTCCCGGTCGTCTATGACGGGGTCGGGCGGGCGACGCTGGAGGCCTCGCTCGACAGCCTGCGCCCGCGCGGGCTGCTGGTGAGTTTCGGCAATGCCTCGGGGCCCGTCGACAGTTTCGACACCGGGCTTCTCTCCGCGAAGGGCTCGCTCTATCTCACCAGGCCCACGCTCATGACCTATGTGGCGAGCGACGAGGCGCTGCGGGAGAACGCGTCGGACCTGATCTCCATGGTGGCGAGCGGAAAGATCGAGATCGCGGTCAACCAGCGCTATGCGCTCGCCGATGTGACGGCCGCGCATCGCGATCTCGAGGCACGCAAGACAACGGGATCCACGATCCTGATGCCGTGA
- a CDS encoding haloacid dehalogenase type II, whose translation MTYETPKAVTFDCYGTLIRFFEGLETVARAIVDRHGGTLTSEQLIAAYSDAEHRLEQEPPHRPFKEVSPAAMREAFGTLGLTLGPGEEMSLVEAIPTFGPFEEVPAVLERLGRSCRLCIISNTDDDLIAGNVARLGVPIDEVVTAEQAGAYKPSEEIFRYAHRRLGLEVDDIVHVAQGQRLDIAACKALGLRAIWINRYGEPGVPANAPYEELRDLRGVPALLGLEG comes from the coding sequence ATGACCTACGAGACACCGAAGGCGGTGACCTTCGATTGCTACGGCACGCTGATCCGCTTCTTCGAAGGGCTGGAGACCGTGGCCCGCGCCATTGTCGACCGCCATGGCGGCACGCTGACGAGCGAGCAGCTCATCGCGGCCTATAGCGATGCCGAGCACAGGCTGGAGCAGGAGCCGCCGCACCGCCCCTTCAAGGAGGTGTCCCCGGCCGCCATGCGCGAGGCCTTCGGCACGCTCGGCCTCACACTCGGGCCGGGCGAGGAGATGAGCCTCGTCGAGGCCATTCCCACATTCGGCCCCTTCGAGGAGGTGCCGGCGGTGCTCGAGAGGCTGGGACGGAGCTGCCGGCTCTGCATCATCTCCAACACCGACGACGATCTCATCGCGGGCAATGTCGCCCGGCTCGGCGTGCCCATCGACGAGGTGGTGACGGCGGAACAGGCCGGCGCCTACAAGCCGTCGGAGGAGATCTTCCGCTACGCCCACCGCCGGCTCGGCCTTGAGGTGGACGATATCGTCCATGTGGCGCAGGGCCAGCGGCTTGATATCGCCGCCTGCAAGGCGCTCGGCCTGCGCGCCATCTGGATCAACCGCTACGGCGAGCCGGGCGTGCCGGCCAACGCGCCCTATGAGGAGCTCCGGGACCTTCGGGGCGTGCCGGCCCTTCTGGGACTGGAGGGATAG